A region from the Triticum urartu cultivar G1812 chromosome 1, Tu2.1, whole genome shotgun sequence genome encodes:
- the LOC125510258 gene encoding uncharacterized protein LOC125510258, which yields MAVAGVEGRPLRLKDLLELDCDSCSAAGFRCYPRHLCVPAAAPLRARHNALHEPAEAPRGLGRSPSLRHPLLSIRTLSRRLRDGFSWRRREEEEEEKAAPVPAVSSSSSSDSESSESGSSTERKSESDFSASSTESLHAGAATSTACTREEDKEEAMDSGSKEADDKEQLSPVAVMDFPFDDDYEDDAVEEEEGRVGGAAACSTSFSDSLAQLHQRRNIQMHYKIRRRFGSVGEVGAVDLDETFAAASDSDGLGSVPVQQPEYFCAATALSCPEGRRSVGVCQDPDEHNLLVGTVSAVCASERLLLDFFAETRKNGTLKNFEAAARLAEDWIEGTGARWGLKEVLCGRERLVAEMDRSRRWSARLGEVEEERQIGVVVAGLLIDELVAGLVTDLLL from the exons ATGGCGGTGGCCGGCGTCGAGGGTAGGCCGCTGAGGCTCAAGGATCTCCTGGAGCTGGACTGCGACTCGTGCAGCGCCGCCGGCTTCCGCTGCTACCCGCGCCACCTCTGCGTCCCGGCAGCGGCGCCGCTGCGGGCGCGCCACAACGCCCTCCACGAGCCGGCCGAGGCGCCTCGTGGGCTCGGGCGATCGCCCTCCCTGCGCCACCCCTTGCTCTCGATCAGGACCCTCTCGCGCCGGCTCAGGGACGGCTTCAGCTGGCGgcgccgggaggaggaggaggaggagaaggcggcaccGGTGCCCGccgtcagcagcagcagcagctccgaCTCGGAGTCGTCGGAGTCGGGGTCGTCGACCGAGAGGAAATCCGAGTCGGACTTCTCTGCAAGCTCGACGGAGAGCCTGCACGCCGGCGCCGCCACCAGCACCGCCTGCACGAGAGAAGAAGATAAGGAGGAG GCGATGGACAGCGGATCCAAGGAGGCGGACGACAAGGAGCAGCTCAGCCCAGTGGCGGTCATGGACTTCCCGTTCGACGACGACTACGAGGACGACGCCGTGGAAGAGGAGGAAGGGAGGGTCGGCGGCGCTGCCGCGTGCTCGACCTCCTTCAGCGACAGCCTTGCGCAGCTTCACCAGA GGAGAAATATACAGATGCACTACAAGATCAGACGACGGTTCGGGAGCGTCGGGGAGGTCGGAGCCGTCGACCTCGACGAAACCTTCGCCGCCGCCTCGGACTCCGACGGCCTCGGCAGCGTCCCGGTACAGCAGCCGGAGTATTTCTGCGCAGCAACGGCGCTGTCATGTCCCGAGGGTCGCCGGAGCGTCGGCGTATGCCAAGACCCCGACGAGCACAACCTCCTGGTTGGCACCGTGTCGGCGGTCTGCGCCTCCGAGCGGCTCCTACTCGACTTCTTCGCCGAGACGCGAAAGAACGGCACGCTGAAAAACTTCGAAGCCGCGGCGAGGCTGGCCGAGGACTGGATCGAAGGCACTGGGGCTCGGTGGGGTCTCAAGGAGGTGTTGTGCGGCCGGGAGCGCCTTGTTGCGGAGATGGACCGGAGCCGACGGTGGTCAGCACGGCTCGGAGAGGTGGAAGAGGAGCGTCAGATCGGCGTGGTGGTGGCTGGCTTGCTCATCGACGAGCTGGTGGCCGGCCTGGTCACGGATCTGCTTCTGTAG